The DNA sequence ACATCGCCCGTGGCGTTGGTCTCGCAGGGCGCCTTGAGACAGGAGCGGTACTTCTCGAGATCCTTCGTGCCGAATGCTCCGACTATGGGATTGATGAAGCCCTTCACTATCGAGTTCACGACGGCGGTGAAGGCGGCTCCGATGACGACCGCGACGGCCAGATCGATCACATTGCCGCGCATCAGGAAGGCTTTGAACCCTTCCATGACGCTCTGCTTCTCCTCGGTCACCTTCTCTTGACTCAACCCACTGTCTCTCTTTCGCCGCGTCGGTGCTGGAGCGGACGGTTCCGCAACCTACACCCGCAGGTGAAAGGGGAATCAGGAGAGCCGGGTGAGTCAGCAGCGGCACAGCGTCACCGCCAATCGGGAGCCGGCCGCGGCCCCGGCGAGCGCGGTGGCGTCCGCTCGCGGCACTGTCAGCACCACCAACGCCCCGCCGCCGTCCGCCCCTTCGCCGAACGGCCCGCCGTCGTCTCCGTCGTCCGCCGTGCGGATGCCCCGGGATCCGCGGGCTCCCGGCACTTCGGCCACCCGGACCCCACGCGCGACCACCCGCGCCGCGGAACCGGACGACTGGGTGCGCGCGGCGTCCGGAAGCGGCGTGGCCAGCACATCCACCCGGTCGCCGGGGTGCAGCAGCCGCACCGCCGCCGCGTCCGCGATCCGGACCGGCGCTGACACCATGACCGGGCGCGGCGCACCGCGCGGGTCCTCGCGCGCCGGGGCGGGCGCTCGCGAGGACACCGCGTCCGTGTGCCCCTTGTCGGAGGGTGCCGCAGCGGCGAGTGCGGCGGCCGTCAGCGCCAGCCCCGCCGCCATCGCGCGGCGCCGCCGCCGCATGGCCCGTCCGAGCCGGAATCCGCCGTCACGCCCCGTGCGCACCGGAGCGAAGCGTGGCACCGCACGGGCCGGGGGAGCGGAGCGGGGTAACGCGAGAGTGGGGGACGGATGGGACATGGCACATCACCGCCTGCCGTGAGGGACCGGGTGCTTCTGGCTCCCTCACCATGCCCGTCTCCGCCCGACCCCGCTCGGGCCTGTGGACGGCCGCCGGGCTGTGGACAACCCGGTCACCCGAGCGAGGGACACCCGCCCGTGGCGCTCGCCTCAAGCGACACCCGCCCCGACTGACACCGGCCCCATCCGGCACCCACCTCGTCCGGCACCGGCCCCGTCCGGCACCGGCCCGTCCGGCACCGACCCCACCGCGAGTCGTGCCCGCAGGCACCAGCCGCCCGTACCGAGCCGCCGCCCCGGACGCGGCTGTCCCCTACGGAAGCTCTATCCCCAGGTCCCAGCCGTCATGGGCATGCGTGCACAGGCAGTCCCGCGCGGAGTTCTCCGGCAGCCTGCCCACCGCGTCGAAGAGCACCTCACGCAGTCGGCCCACATTCTCCCCGAAGACCTTCAGCACCTCGGTGTGGGTGACGCCCTCGCCGGTCTCCACGCCCGCGTCCAGATCGGTGACGAGCGTCAACGAGGTGTAGCAGAGCCCCAGTTCACGAGCGAGCACCGCTTCCGGGTGGCCCGTCATGCCGACCACCGACCAGCCCTGTGCCGCATGCCAGCGCGATTCGGCCCGGGTGGAGAAGCGCGGTCCCTCGACCACGCACATGGTCCCGCCGTCCACCGGCTCCCAGCCGCGTCCGCGTGCCGCGTCCACGGCCGCCTTCCGTCCCACCGGGCAGTACGGGTCGGCGAAGGTGGTGTGCACCACGTTCGGCACCCGTCCGTCCGGCAGCGGCTCACCGTCGAAGAACGTCTGCGTGCG is a window from the Streptomyces luomodiensis genome containing:
- a CDS encoding RcpC/CpaB family pilus assembly protein, whose product is MRTGRDGGFRLGRAMRRRRRAMAAGLALTAAALAAAAPSDKGHTDAVSSRAPAPAREDPRGAPRPVMVSAPVRIADAAAVRLLHPGDRVDVLATPLPDAARTQSSGSAARVVARGVRVAEVPGARGSRGIRTADDGDDGGPFGEGADGGGALVVLTVPRADATALAGAAAGSRLAVTLCRC
- a CDS encoding S-methyl-5'-thioadenosine phosphorylase: MVETSRQADIGVIGGSGFYTFLDDVTEITVETPYGAPSDSLVLGDIEGRRVAFLPRHGRKHHLPPHRINYRANLWALRSLGVRQVLGPCAVGGLRPEYGPGTLLVPDQLVDRTKGRTQTFFDGEPLPDGRVPNVVHTTFADPYCPVGRKAAVDAARGRGWEPVDGGTMCVVEGPRFSTRAESRWHAAQGWSVVGMTGHPEAVLARELGLCYTSLTLVTDLDAGVETGEGVTHTEVLKVFGENVGRLREVLFDAVGRLPENSARDCLCTHAHDGWDLGIELP